From a region of the Drosophila mauritiana strain mau12 chromosome 4, ASM438214v1, whole genome shotgun sequence genome:
- the LOC117146301 gene encoding fibrillin-1 isoform X3 produces MFYKLCAFMCVLIVGGHVTTTIATDSISGYIRKCCINGLRHARTTASCKNIDIAPTIIPQLWLGLCHSTLEVCCSRELDHQDCELGRLAALDGTRCDREGNVTSSSYATCCRSCQIGLAVKASKANCKDPLFSFLFSIESYRACCYGSADFNDKPVIEKIDKANSINDEGELPFVSEEDMNVTIVLTGDDDICGKIENLCAHICENTFDAYQCKCHPGFMLDNNNVTCSPMKTQICPSGYNLDKLDNKCIDIDECREDLHDCKSSQYCHNTNGGYHCLNVKAKDCPPGFYYEHDYDACKDDYKCKDRKCVKVQTCDKGFSLHNGTCSDIDECSHKSLNNCHGISNQECINTVGSYSCNCLPGFNLDATLNKCVDINECSINNHNCLPTQRCDNTIGSYICTRLQSCGTGYTLNAETGNCDDDDECTLRTHNCPSNYNCHNTRGSFRCYRKITTTLTTRTTLTTVPPLSLGNTRRGFTIRYPYPLAVHPEYSQNNDSFSTNRRVDCSPGFYRNTLGACIDTNECMEQNPCGNHERCINTNGHFRCESLLQCSPGYKSTVDGKSCIDIDECDTGEHNCGEGQICRNRNGGFVCSCPIGHELKRHISGASTCVDTNECALEQRVCPLNAQCFNTIGAYYCECKAGFQKKSDGNNSTQCFDIDECQVIPGLCQQKCLNFWGGYRCTCNSGYQLGQDNRTCNDINECEVHKDYKLCMGLCINTPGSYQCSCPRGYMLAADMNTCRDVDECATDSINQVCTGRDRVTRHIHVTRLYPLLVE; encoded by the exons ATGTTCTATAAACTATGTGCATTTATGTGTGTTTTGATAGTTGGAGGTCATGTCACCACCACAATAGCCACTG acAGCATATCGGGTTATATCCGAAAATGCTGTATAAATGGACTTCGGCATGCTCGTACGACCGCCTCTTGCAAAAATATCGACATAGCCCCAACAATAATCCCGCAGCTTTGGCTTGGACTTTGTCACTCTACACTTGAAGTGTGCTGTTCTCGAGAACTGGACCATCAAGATTGCGAGCTAGGTCGACTGGCTGCTTTAGACGGTACTCGCTGTGACAGAGAAGGAAATGTAACATCTAGCTCCTACGCAACATGTTGTCGTTCTTGTCAAATCGGCTTAGCAGTTAAAGCGAGTAAAGCCAATTGCAAAGATccattattttcatttcttttctcAATTGAATCATACCGAGCGTGCTGTTACGGATCTGCTGATTTTAACGACAAGCCCGTTATCGAAAAAATCGATAAGGCTAATTCTATTAATGATGAAGGTGAATTGCCGTTTGTTTCTGAAGAGGATATGAATGTAACTATTGTTCTTACCGGAGATG ATGACATATGTGGAAAAATTGAAAACCTTTGCGCTCACATATGCGAAAACACTTTCGACGCATACCAATGTAAGTGCCACCCCGGGTTTATGTTAGATAATAACAACGTAACATGCTCTCCGATGAAAACCCAAATATGTCCCAGCGGGTACAATTTAGATAAACTGGATAACAAATGCATTGACATTGATGAATGCCGGGAAGATCTTCATGACTGCAAATCATCCCAATATTGCCATAATACGAATGGCGGATACCACTGCTTAAATGTGAAAGCAAAAGACTGTCCACCAGGATTTTATTATGAGCATGATTACGACGCATGTAAAG ATGATTACAAATGCAAAGATCGTAAATGCGTTAAAGTTCAAACTTGCGATAAAGGGTTCAGTTTGCATAACGGTACCTGTTCCGATATTGACGAGTGCTCACATAAATCATTAAACAACTGTCATGGCATAAGTAATCAGGAATGTATTAACACAGTGGGAAGTTATTCCTGCAATTGCCTGCCTGGATTTAATTTGGATGCTACATTAAATAAGTGTGTTG ATATAAATGAATGTTCAATAAATAATCACAACTGCCTTCCAACTCAGAGATGTGATAACACGATCGGATCATACATATGCACG CGCCTACAAAGCTGCGGAACAGGCTATACCTTAAATGCAGAAACGGGGAATTGTGACG ATGATGATGAATGCACGCTTAGAACACATAACTGTCCTTCAAACTATAATTGTCACAACACGAGGGGATCATTCCGATGTTATAGAAAAATCACAACAACGTTAACAACAAGAACGACATTAACTACAGTTCCGCCCTTATCTTTGGGGAACACACGAAGAGGTTTTACTATCCGATACCCATACCCATTAGCTGTACATCCGGAATATTCACAAAACAACGATTCTTTTTCTACAAATCGGCGTGTAGACTGCTCACCTGGATTTTATAGGAATACTCTTGGTGCATGCATAG ATACAAATGAATGCATGGAACAAAATCCCTGCGGAAACCATGAACGATGCATTAACACAAATGGACATTTCCGCTGCGAAAGCCTGCTCCAGTGCTCGCCCGGCTACAAATCAACAGTGGACGGTAAATCTTGCATAG ACATTGATGAGTGCGATACTGGTGAACACAATTGTGGCGAAGGACAGATTTGCCGTAATCGAAACGGTGGCTTTGTGTGCTCCTGCCCGATAGGTCATGAGCTCAAACGACACATTAGTGGTGCTAGTACATGTGTTGACACGAACGAATGCGCGCTAGAACAACGTGTATGTCCATTGAACGCCCAATGCTTTAACACCATTGGGGCTTACTACTGCGAGTGCAAAGCTGGCTTTCAAAAGAAATCTGATGGTAATAATAGCACACAATGTTTTGATATCGATGAGTGTCAAGTGATTCCGGGACTTTGTCAACAAAAATGTCTCAACTTTTGGGGAGGATATCGATGCACTTGTAACTCTGGATACCAACTAGGACAGGACAACCGCACATGCAATGATATAAATGAATGCGAAGTACATAAGGATTACAAACTATGTATGGG ATTATGCATTAACACTCCTGGATCGTATCAATGTTCCTGTCCACGTGGATATATGTTGGCTGCAGATATGAATACGTGTCGTGATGTCGATGAATGCGCAACAGATTCCATTAATCAAGTTTGTACTGGCCGG